DNA from Streptomyces sp. NBC_01476:
GCGGCAGCGGGCGCAGACCACCGCCTTCAACCGGAAGGCCGCCGCCCTGGAAGGGACCGAGCGCCGCAGGGGCCGGGCGTTCTGGTACGTGGCCCCGCCGCGGCTCGGCCACCCGGACATGGCCGACGGCGTGCATCCCGACGACGCCGGGTACCGGAAGATGGCCGCGGTGTTCTTCCCGGCGCTGAACAGCGCGGTGCGGGACCGGATGCGCCGGCTCGCTCCGGCGTCGGCCTCCGCCGCGCCGCCCCTCTGACGGCACCGCCGGCCACCGCGCTCCGGTACGGGTCAGCCGCGGAACTCCCCCGAGCCGCGGACCACCAGACGGGTCAGCAGCACCACGTCGCGCGGCGCCGACCGGTCGCCCGCTATCCGGGAGAAGAGCAGGTGCGCCGCGGTGCTGCCGAGCGCCACCGGGTCCTGGCTGACCACGGTGAGCGGCGGGCTGAGCCGCTCGGCCAGCGGAAGGTCGTCGAAGCCGACGACGGCCGGCGGGGCGGAGTGGTCGAGGCCGTCGAGCACCCCGAAGGTGATCAGGTCGTTGCTGGTGAACAGGGCCGTCGGTGGCTGCGGCAGCCGGCGCAGCTCGGCGAGGGCGGCGGTGGCCGCGGCGCGGGTGCGCAGGCCGTGCCGGACCAGGGCGGGGTCGGCGGGGATGCCGTGGGCGGTGAGGGCGTCGAGGTAGCCGGCGTGGCGTTCGGCCTGCGTCCAGATCTCGTAGCGGTCGCCGAGGAAGGCGATCCGGGTGTGGCCGTGGCCGAGCAGATGGGTCACCGCGCGCTGGGCGCCTGCCCGGTTGTCGACGGTGACGGTGTCCACCGCGAGGCCCCTGGCGGGACGGTCCACGCAGACCACCCGGGTGCCGTTCGCCATCGGCCGCTGAAGGAAGCCGTGGTCCCCGATGGTGGGCACGATGATCAGACCGTCCACCTGGCGGGCGGTGAAGGCGGCGATCACCTCGCGCTCGCGGCGCGGCTCGTCATTGGTGCTGGCGACCAGCACCACACAGCCGCGGCGGTGGGCCTCGTCCTCGACCGAGCGGGCCATCAGTGCGTAGAAGGGGTTGGCGAGGTCGTCGACCACCAGACCGATGGTTGCGGTGGCGGGGTTCTTCTGCCGCAGGTGGCGTGCGTTGTCGTTGCGCTGGTAGCCGAGCCGGCGGACCGCGCGTTCGACCTTGGCCGCGGTGGCCGGTGACACACCGGCCTCGCCGGACACGACCCGGGAGACGGTCATCGGGCTGACCCCCGCGGCGCGGGCCACGTCCTTCATCGTCGGGCGCTTCACGGGCCTCCTCCGGTGTGCCGCGGGTCCGCCGGTCCGCCGTCGCTCCGGTGACGGCGGACCGGCCGGATCCCGGGAAGCGGATAACGTTCCCAGAAATCGGTGCACGGTACGGGCGAACTGACGGCATGTCAATATGCCGGTCGGCCATCGCGGACGGTCGCGCGGATACGCTGCCGACCAGGCCGTACGGGCCCGCCGATGCCGGATCGGCGTCCGTGCACACACCCTTGACATACATCAGGTACACGTCAACACTCCGCACTGTCCCGGTACCGTTCACACGCTTCGGGCAGCCCGTGCCCCTGAAGGCCCACGCGCCAGCGCGACGCCGGGCCTTCCGCGAGAAGGTGATCCCCCCATGCTTCCTGCCCTGCTCCGTCTGCGAACCGCGGGTGCCCTCAGCGCCCTGTTACTCGCCGCCCTCACCGCCGGCGGCCTCGTGCCGGCCCCGGCGCACGCCGCGGCGGCCGCCAACCTCACGCAGTACGCCGACCCGTTCGTCGGCACCGACGACAGTTCGGCGCCCAACCCGGTGCCCGGCGGCGCCGGCGGCAGTACCTACCCGGGCGCGGTGGTGCCCTTCGGCGGTGTGCAGTTCAGCCCCGACACCCCCACCGGGTCGCCCTCCGGCTACCGGTACTCCGACACCAGCATCGAGGACGTCAGCCTCACCCACTTCGACGGCGCCGGCTGCCCCAACAACGAGGACCTGCCGCTGCTGCCTGTCACCGGGGCGCTGGGCACCTCCCCCGGCAGCAACTGGACGTCGTACGCGTCGTCGTACACCAAGGCCAACGAGACGGCGGCGCCCGGCTACTACAAGAACCGGCTGGACAAGTACGCCACCGATGTGGAACTCACCGCCACCACCAGGACCGGGATGGGACGGCTGACCTATCCGTCCTCCACCACCGCGGGGCTGCTGATCAACACCAGCCGCAGCGCGACCGGCAACCGCAGCGGCTCGGTGCGGATCAGCGGCTCCGAGGTCACCGGCAGCGTGACCGCGGGCGGCTTCTGCGGCTCGGCCAAGACCTACCAGATCTACTTCGACATCCGCTTCGACCGGGCCCCGACCGGCTTCGGCACCTGGTCGGGCGGCACGGTCAGCAGCGGCTCGGCGAGCACAAGCGGCACCAACACCGGGGCGTACGTCACCTTCGACACCACCAGCGCGCGGACCGTCCAGTTCAAGGTGGGGATCTCCTATGTCAGCGTGGCGGGCGCGCAGGCGAACCTGACGGCGGAGAACAACGGCTGGGACTTCGCGGCGGTGCGCACCGCGGCGGACACCGCCTGGAACGGCGTCCTCAACCGGGTCCAGGTCACCGGGGGTTCGGCCGCCGATCTGAAGAAGTTCTACACCGCGCTCTACCACGTCTTCCAGAGCCCCAACATCGAGAGCGACGTCAACGGTGACTACCGCGGCTTCGACAACGCGGTGCACAACTCGTCCCGGCCGGTGTACCAGAACTACTCCGGCTGGGACATCTACCGCTCCTGGGCGGCGCTGATCGCCCTGGTGGCACCCACCGAGGCGGCCGACATCGCCAAGTCCATGGTGCTGGACGGGCAGCAGGGCGGACTGCTGCCGAAGTGGTCGCAGGCCACCAACGAGGACTTCGTGATGACCGGGGACCCGGGTCCGATCGTCATCAGCAGCATGTACGCCTTCGGGGTCAGGGACTTCGACACCGCCGGTGCCCTGTCCCTGATGGAGAAGGCGTCCAACGGCGGTACGGCGCAGGGCTCACCCATCCGCGGCAATCAGTCGGCGTACACCAGTCTGCACTACATCAGCGGCGCCCCCTCCGACTCGCTGGAGTACTCGGCGTCCGACTTCGCGGTCGCCCAGTTCGCCAAGGCGCTCGGGAACACGGCGAGTTACACCACCCACATGACCCGTGCCCAGTGGTGGCGGAACACCTTCGGCACCGACTCGGGCTACATCCAGCCGCGCAACTCCGACGGCAGCTGGTCATGGCCGCTGGACCCGGCGAGCCAGAGCAACTTCACCGAGGGCAATGCCGCCCAGTACACCTGGATGGTGCCGTACGACTTCGCCGACCTGATCAACGACATGGGCGGCAGGCCGACCGCGGTGCAGCGGCTCGACCACCACTTCACCCAGGTCAACGCCGGGCAGACGCAGCCGTACTACTACATCGGCAACGAGCCCGAGCACGGCGTGCCGTGGGCGTACAACTTCGCCGGTGACCCGGCGGGTGCCTCCGACGCGGTCCGCAAGGTGATGACCGAGTCGTACACCACCGGCGCCGGCGGGCTGCCGGGCAACGACGACCTCGGCGCCACCTCGGCCTGGTACGTGTGGGCGGCGCTCGGCATGTACCCGGCGACGCCCGGCGCGGACACCCTCGCCGTCCACGGGCCGGCCTTCCCCTCGGTGCTCATCCAGCGGCCCGGCGGCGCCATCACCGTCAACGCCTCGGGCAGCGGCACCTATGTGCAGGCACTGAGGGTCAACGGAACGGCCACCAGCCACAATTACCTGCGCTACCCGGATCTGGCGGCCGGCGGGACGGTGGACTTCACCATGGGCGCCACGCCCAGCACGAGCTGGGGAACCGGCGCATCGGACGTACCGCCCTCCTTCCAGGACGGCGCCACACCGGTGCCGGCGGCCCCCGCGCTCGGCGCGAATCTGGCCCAGGGGCGGCCGGTGACCGCGTCGGCGTCCTGCGCCACCGCCGAGTCCGGTGACAAGGCGGTCGACAACTCGCTGAAGAACAACAGCAAGTGGTGCTCCAAGACGGCCAACGCGACGCTCCAGGTGGACCTCGGGGCGAGCAGGACCGTGTCGTCGTTCGTGGTCAAGCACGCGGGCCTGGGCGGCGAGAACACCGCGTGGAACACCGGCGCCTTCCAGCTGCAGACCAGCACCGACGGCTCGGCCTGGTCCACCGCGGCGACCGTCACCGGCTCACGGGCCAGCCGCACGTACACCACGGTCTCGCCCCGGCAGGCCCGCTACGCCCGGCTGCTGGTCACCCAGCCGGCGAACACCACCGGCAACGGCACGGACGCGGCCCGGATCTACGAACTGGAGGTCTACGGGAGCTGACGCGAGCGCCACCGGGCGGTCGTCTCCCCGCTGGGAGCGGCCGCCCGCGGCGCGTGCCGGTCACAGCACCCGCTGTCCCTTGCCCAGCGCGATCACACCGGCCTTCGACACGGTGTAGAGCTCCGCGTCCCGCTCAGCGTTGACCCCGATGCTGGCGCCCGGCGGGACGTCCACGTTCTTGTCGAGCACCGCGCCGCGCACGATGGCACCGCGGCCGACCCGTACGTTGTCGTGCAGCACCGAGCCCTGGACGACAGCGCCGGCGTCCACCACCACGCCGGGTGAGAGCACCGAGCGGGTGACCTGGCCGCGGATCACACAGCCCGGGCTGATCACCGACTCCCCCACGATGCCGCCGGCCGCGATCTTCGCCGGCGGCAGGCTGCCCTCGTGGGTGTAGATCGGCCAGCGCCGGTTGTAGAGGCTGAAGGCCGGCTGGTCGGAGATCAGGTCCATGTGCGCGTCGTAGTAGGCGTCGAGCGTGCCCACGTCCCGCCAGTAGCCGTGGTCGCGGCTGGTCTCGCCGGGCACGTGGTTGGTGTCGAAGTCGTACACCTGGGCGGCGCCCATGGCGGTGAGCCGGGGCAGGATGCTGCCGCCCATGTCATGGACCGAGTGCGGGTCCTCCGCGTCCTCGTGCAGCGCGTCCAGCAGCGTCTTGGTGGTGAAGAGGTAGTTGCCCATGGAGGCGAAGACATGGCCCGGGTCGTCCGGCAGCCCGGGCGGGTCCTCGGGCTTCTCCAGGAAGCGGTCCACCTGGATGCCGTCGCCGGCCGGGGTGATCACGCCGAAGGACGAGGCGTCCGCCCTGGGCACTTTTATCCCGGCCACGGTGACGCCCGCGCCGTGCTCGATGTGCTGGGCGAGCATCTGCCGGGGGTCCATCCGGTACACGTGGTCGGCGCCGAAGACCGCCACATAGTCGGGCTGCTCGTCGTAGATGAGGTTGAGCGACTGCAGGATCGCGTCGGCGCTGCCGAGGTACCAGCGCGGGCCGAGCCGCTGCTGGGCCGGCACCGGCGTGACGTAGTTGCCCAGCAGGCTGGACATCCGCCAGGTGGTGCTGACATGGCGGTCCAGCGAGTGCGACTTGTACTGGGTCAGTACGCAGATCCGCAGGATGTCGCCGTTGACCAGATTGGACAGCACGAAGTCCACCAGCCGGTAGGTGCCGCCGAAGGTCACCGCCGGTTTGGCCCGGTCGGCGGTGAGCGGCATCAGCCGCTTCCCCGCGCCACCGGCCAGCACTATGCCCAGCACCGAAGGTCCACCGCGCATCGAAGCCCCCTCAGATCATGTCCGCTCTCCGGTGTCCGGCGGGTGCCGTCCGGTTGCTGCCGAGTCCCGCGGGCTCAGCCGTCCTTGAGCACCGTCGCGTACAGCTCGGCGGTGCGCCGGGCGACGGTGTCCCAGCCGAATTCGATGACCGCCCGGTCCCGGCCGGCGTCGCCCATCCGGGCGGCCAGCGCGGGGTCGCCGATCAGCCGGTCGATCGCCTCGGCGAGCCCGGCCTCGAACTCCTCCGGGCGGCTCTCCCGGTAGGGCACCAGCAGCCCGGTCCTCCCGTCGTCCACCACCTCGGGTATGCCGCCGACCGCGGAGGCGACCACGGCGGTGCCGCAGCCCATCGCCTCCAGGTTGACGATGCCCAGCGGCTCGTAGACCGAGGGACAGACGAAGAGGGCGGCGTGGGTGAGGAGCTGGACGACGGCCGGGCGCGGCAGCATCGCCGGGATCCAGTGCACCCCGTCGCGCACCCCGCTCAGCTCGTCGAAGAGCGCCCGGAACTCGCGGTCCAGAGCGGGGGTGTCGGGGGCGCCGGCGCAGAGCACCAGCTGCGCGGCCGGGT
Protein-coding regions in this window:
- a CDS encoding GH92 family glycosyl hydrolase yields the protein MLPALLRLRTAGALSALLLAALTAGGLVPAPAHAAAAANLTQYADPFVGTDDSSAPNPVPGGAGGSTYPGAVVPFGGVQFSPDTPTGSPSGYRYSDTSIEDVSLTHFDGAGCPNNEDLPLLPVTGALGTSPGSNWTSYASSYTKANETAAPGYYKNRLDKYATDVELTATTRTGMGRLTYPSSTTAGLLINTSRSATGNRSGSVRISGSEVTGSVTAGGFCGSAKTYQIYFDIRFDRAPTGFGTWSGGTVSSGSASTSGTNTGAYVTFDTTSARTVQFKVGISYVSVAGAQANLTAENNGWDFAAVRTAADTAWNGVLNRVQVTGGSAADLKKFYTALYHVFQSPNIESDVNGDYRGFDNAVHNSSRPVYQNYSGWDIYRSWAALIALVAPTEAADIAKSMVLDGQQGGLLPKWSQATNEDFVMTGDPGPIVISSMYAFGVRDFDTAGALSLMEKASNGGTAQGSPIRGNQSAYTSLHYISGAPSDSLEYSASDFAVAQFAKALGNTASYTTHMTRAQWWRNTFGTDSGYIQPRNSDGSWSWPLDPASQSNFTEGNAAQYTWMVPYDFADLINDMGGRPTAVQRLDHHFTQVNAGQTQPYYYIGNEPEHGVPWAYNFAGDPAGASDAVRKVMTESYTTGAGGLPGNDDLGATSAWYVWAALGMYPATPGADTLAVHGPAFPSVLIQRPGGAITVNASGSGTYVQALRVNGTATSHNYLRYPDLAAGGTVDFTMGATPSTSWGTGASDVPPSFQDGATPVPAAPALGANLAQGRPVTASASCATAESGDKAVDNSLKNNSKWCSKTANATLQVDLGASRTVSSFVVKHAGLGGENTAWNTGAFQLQTSTDGSAWSTAATVTGSRASRTYTTVSPRQARYARLLVTQPANTTGNGTDAARIYELEVYGS
- a CDS encoding LacI family DNA-binding transcriptional regulator; this translates as MKRPTMKDVARAAGVSPMTVSRVVSGEAGVSPATAAKVERAVRRLGYQRNDNARHLRQKNPATATIGLVVDDLANPFYALMARSVEDEAHRRGCVVLVASTNDEPRREREVIAAFTARQVDGLIIVPTIGDHGFLQRPMANGTRVVCVDRPARGLAVDTVTVDNRAGAQRAVTHLLGHGHTRIAFLGDRYEIWTQAERHAGYLDALTAHGIPADPALVRHGLRTRAAATAALAELRRLPQPPTALFTSNDLITFGVLDGLDHSAPPAVVGFDDLPLAERLSPPLTVVSQDPVALGSTAAHLLFSRIAGDRSAPRDVVLLTRLVVRGSGEFRG
- the glgC gene encoding glucose-1-phosphate adenylyltransferase, which produces MRGGPSVLGIVLAGGAGKRLMPLTADRAKPAVTFGGTYRLVDFVLSNLVNGDILRICVLTQYKSHSLDRHVSTTWRMSSLLGNYVTPVPAQQRLGPRWYLGSADAILQSLNLIYDEQPDYVAVFGADHVYRMDPRQMLAQHIEHGAGVTVAGIKVPRADASSFGVITPAGDGIQVDRFLEKPEDPPGLPDDPGHVFASMGNYLFTTKTLLDALHEDAEDPHSVHDMGGSILPRLTAMGAAQVYDFDTNHVPGETSRDHGYWRDVGTLDAYYDAHMDLISDQPAFSLYNRRWPIYTHEGSLPPAKIAAGGIVGESVISPGCVIRGQVTRSVLSPGVVVDAGAVVQGSVLHDNVRVGRGAIVRGAVLDKNVDVPPGASIGVNAERDAELYTVSKAGVIALGKGQRVL